The Amycolatopsis sp. QT-25 genomic sequence GGCAGGCAGGTCGTGCTGGTGACGCACGCTGATCGGTATCACCAGCGGCACCGCCGCCAGGCGCAATCCGAATTCGTGGTGGTATCGCTGGAATCCGCCGGCCAACCCGGCCACGAAGGTGTCGTTCAGCGAGCCGCCGGCGGCCTTGCCTGCCAATCTGAGCTGAGTGAGGGGGAACTCGAGTGCGTCGAACTGCGCCGACCGGCTGCGCTGCTGGAGCAGCGGCGAGGCCGGTACCGGGGGCAGCAGCATCGTCCGCGCGAATGAGTCCGCGGCGTGGAGCAGCCGCCGGATCGACGGAACGCGCCGCTGGGAGGCCTGAGGCCAGCGGGCTTTGCGGAGGCGGCCGGCGGCGTGCCCTACCGCCGAGGGCAGCCGGGCGGCTTGCCTGCCCAGACGCCCGGCCAGCAGCACCGCACCGGACGCTGGCCGGGATCGGCGTAGTGAAGCCGCAAACCTCCTCGGAGCCGCGTCCCTGCTGGTGACCGGCTCGGTCCGGGAGGCGGTGACGACGGCGGTGGGCGCGGGTGGCGCTCTCGGAGAGGCCCTGATCGCCATCAAGGACCAACCGGACAGAACTGCGGAATGGCTGTCGGAGGTCTTGCACATCTCGCAACCGGGCACCGCCCACCTCGTCCGGCGGCTCATCGATCAGGGATGGGTCACGCGGCCCGACCGAGGCCGCGCCAGACCTCTGCGGCTGACCCCGGCAGGTGAGCGGCAAGCGGCTTCGGCCCTGGCCGGCCGGAAGGCGGTGCTGGACCGGTTTGTCGGGCGGCTGTCCGAGGAGCAATGCGGGCAGCTGATCGCGATCACAGGCGCCTTACTGAGCACGGAGGCCCGCAGCGAGAGCCTTCTGGCCGAGCTGTGCCGGCTGTGCGATCGGGCGAGCTGCCCGGCCTGCCCGGTGCACGAAGGTTGGCAACGAAACTGCAGTGGATGAGTCGCGCCAGGCTGTCCGGATTGCCCGCCACCGACGTCGACCCGGACCCGGCCAGGCACACCGCCTCCCCGAGGTCGAGGGACACCTGGTCCCGCTCCCCCGGCCTGCCCGCGAAACCGCCGCCGGACTTCGTGCTCGACCCGATCAATCCGCCGAGACCAGCAGCTCCGAAACCTGTGGTGCCGCCTCGACCACCCGGCGGCAAGACTTGCGCCCGTCCCGGCCAAGCGCCCGGCGCTATGGGTGGTGGTGAGAAGGTGTTCCATGAGGTGATGGAACTGCTCGACCTCGGCTGGTGACCAGTCTCCGGTGAGTTCAGCGAAGGTCTTTCCTGTTACTTGCCAGCAGCCTCGACAAGGGCGGCTCCGCGTCGGCGCCGATCGGGTTTCGTGAGACCTGATGGCAGCCAAAGCTCATCGATGTGTTCCTTGAACCAGGTTCAGGGGTAGAGCGCGCCGCTCCAAGCATGCGGTCTCTCGTTCGGCCAGAGGTTATCCCCGTCGGGCAGTGTGGTGCGAAAGCCACTTCGCGATACGAGACGTCACAATCTGCAACGCCGCGAAAGTGGCTCTCGCACCATCGCGAGTCCCGCGCCGAAACGTCACGGTCTGCCCGGTTTCACCAGAGCGCGGCGATGGCCGGCCCGAAGGCCGCCCCCAA encodes the following:
- a CDS encoding MarR family winged helix-turn-helix transcriptional regulator: MTGSVREAVTTAVGAGGALGEALIAIKDQPDRTAEWLSEVLHISQPGTAHLVRRLIDQGWVTRPDRGRARPLRLTPAGERQAASALAGRKAVLDRFVGRLSEEQCGQLIAITGALLSTEARSESLLAELCRLCDRASCPACPVHEGWQRNCSG